In the genome of Vicia villosa cultivar HV-30 ecotype Madison, WI linkage group LG7, Vvil1.0, whole genome shotgun sequence, one region contains:
- the LOC131617766 gene encoding oligopeptide transporter 1-like yields the protein MAGVDGDTFPVHTKDHDESKLSIKDDDEAEEVDDSPIEQVRLTVPITDDPSLPALTFRTWVIGMASCIILSFVNQFFSYRTTPISVSSVSAQIVSLPIGKLMAATLPTTVYKLPILNWSFTLNPGPFNLKEHALITILATCGYSGPYALNIVAIVKAFYHRSINPIAAFLLSLTTQMLGYGWAGIFRKFLVDSPYMWWPANLVQVSLFRAFHEKEHRPKGGNTRLQFFFLVFIASFTYYTIPGYFFQSISTISIVCLIWKKSVTAQQIGSGMKGLGIGSFTLDWNTVAGFLDSPLPVPGFAIINLLAGFFIFIYMVVPITYWNNFYEAKKFPLITSQTFDSTGAIYNVSRILNETTFDIDLDNYNSYSKLYLSVIFAFDYGLSFAILTATISHVFLFHGKEILVMWRKTTAALKEQTGDVHTRIMKKNYAQVPEWWFMTILVLMIILALFCCEGFGKQLQLPWWGVLLSLVIALVFTLPVGVIQATTNMQPGLNVITELIIGYLYPGKPLANVTFKTYGYISMAQALTFIRDFKLGHYMKIAPRSMFIVQLAGTVVGTTANFATAWWLLTSIPNICNPALLPEGSPWTCPGDEVFYNASIIWGVIGPQRMFTKDGIYPGMNWFFLIGLLAPVPVWLLARKYPNHKWIELIHLPLIFAGGSSIPPVRAVNYLSWGAVGIFFNFYIYKKYKTWWARHTYILSAALDAGIAFMGVLLYFALQNYDIFGPDWWGLDGSDHCPLATCPTAPGVITKGCPTF from the exons ATGGCAGGGGTCGATGGAGATACATTTCCTGTTCATACTAAGGATCATGATGAATCCAAACTTTCAATCAAAG ATGATGATGAGGCAGAAGAAGTGGATGATTCACCTATAGAACAGGTGAGACTAACGGTGCCAATAACAGACGACCCTTCACTCCCAGCACTTACATTTAGGACATGGGTTATTGGTATGGCAAGTTGCATTATCCTTTCCTTTGTAAACCAGTTCTTTTCGTACAGAACCACCCCTATAAGTGTCTCTTCTGTGTCAGCACAAATTGTTTCTCTACCAATTGGGAAACTAATGGCTGCAACACTTCCTACCACAGTATATAAACTTCCCATCCTCAATTGGTCTTTCACATTGAATCCTGGACCATTCAATTTGAAGGAACATGCCCTCATTACCATCCTTGCTACTTGTGGATATAGTGGTCCCTATGCCCTTAACATTGTCGCCATTGTTAAGGCTTTTTACCACAGGAGTATCAATCCAATTGCTGCTTTTTTGCTATCACTTACAACTCAG ATGCTTGGTTATGGATGGGCTGGTATTTTCAGAAAGTTCCTTGTGGACTCTCCCTACATGTGGTGGCCTGCAAATCTTGTCCAGGTGTCTCTTTTCag GGCATTTCACGAAAAAGAACATAGGCCTAAAGGAGGAAACACAAGGCTGCAATTCTTTTTCCTGGTCTTCATAGCTAGCTTTACTTATTACACTATTCCAGGCTActttttccaatcaatatcaaccATCTCTATTGTTTGTTTGATATGGAAAAAATCTGTCACTGCTCAGCAAATTGGTTCAGGAATGAAGGGTCTTGGTATTGGTTCATTTACCCTTGATTGGAATACTGTTGCTGGTTTCTTAGATAGTCCTTTGCCTGTTCCTGGTTTTGCCATCATCAACCTGCTTGCTGGATTTTTCATATTTATCTATATGGTGGTTCCCATTACCTATTGGAACAATTTTTATGAAGCCAAAAAATTTCCCTTGATCACTTCTCAAACATTTGATTCCACTGGTGCAATATATAACGTTAGCAGGATTCTTAATGAAACCACCTTTGACATTGATTTGGATAATTATAACAGTTACAGCAAACTCTATCTTAGTGTCATATTTGCATTTGACTACGGATTGAGCTTTGCAATTCTCACTGCCACCATTTCTCACGTTTTCCTCTTCCATGGAAA AGAGATTCTTGTGATGTGGAGGAAGACAACAGCCGCACTAAAAGAACAAACCGGAGACGTGCATACAAGAATCATGAAGAAAAACTACGCACAAGTCCCTGAGTGGTGGTTCATGACAATCTTAGTCCTTATGATTATTTTGGCCTTGTTCTGTTGCGAAGGCTTTGGCAAGCAACTCCAACTTCCATGGTGGGGAGTCTTACTTTCCCTAGTTATTGCATTAGTTTTCACTTTGCCAGTTGGTGTCATTCAAGCAACAACAAACATG CAACCTGGGCTAAATGTGATCACAGAGTTGATCATTGGGTACCTTTATCCCGGAAAGCCTCTTGCTAATGTTACCTTCAAGACTTACGGATACATTAGCATGGCGCAGGCACTTACTTTTATTCGTGACTTCAAATTAGGCCACTACATGAAAATTGCTCCGAGATCTATGTTCATAGTACAGTTGGCAGGAACCGTGGTTGGTACAACTGCAAACTTCGCCACAGCATGGTGGCTTCTAACAAGTATTCCAAACATATGTAACCCGGCATTGTTGCCAGAAGGTAGTCCTTGGACTTGTCCCGGTGATGAAGTGTTTTACAATGCTTCAATCATATGGGGAGTAATAGGACCGCAGAGAATGTTCACCAAGGACGGAATTTACCCTGGAATGAACTGGTTTTTCCTCATCGGTCTACTTGCGCCTGTTCCGGTTTGGCTCCTAGCTCGCAAATACCCGAACCACAAGTGGATTGAACTCATCCACCTGCCACTAATCTTTGCAGGTGGCTCGAGTATACCACCAGTTAGAGCAGTGAATTATCTTTCATGGGGAGctgttggaattttcttcaacTTCTATATTTACAAAAAGTACAAGACATGGTGGGCTAGACACACTTACATTCTGTCAGCAGCTTTGGATGCTGGTATTGCTTTCATGGGTGTGTTACTCTATTTTGCGCTTCAAAATTACGATATCTTCGGTCCAGATTGGTGGGGTCTTGACGGAAGTGATCACTGCCCCTTGGCTACGTGTCCTACAGCTCCTGGTGTAATAACCAAGGGGTGTCCTACCTTTTAA